Proteins co-encoded in one Waddlia chondrophila WSU 86-1044 genomic window:
- a CDS encoding Lpg1974 family pore-forming outer membrane protein: MSWKKWIVALSTVVFSTQFSPANAGSYSSCDTGSDCGFSFCDSDPCEGWSIYADYLYWRPRKCDLDYAITYIENGSELQEAFATGLSGICPSYDSGFRIGILKAFGDLDFGVHYTWFRSKDGSSINNVGEDFLILPTKIGSASLFVTDGIQLAASDYKIELNQVDVELGYHLELSDCLAARLFSGFRYANIKQTQDSVYSSNINDQFAESSLNQVDVIHQKADLDFYGLYVGNKASYKICDCFDFFGGLSLGIGVGEVSQDFDHKGKSIGGTDYTQADLVNESCWKSIAVLDLNVGITFPLCNVCCTDLAFSVGYEFHQWFNLGGFTSLSRTVDSEGEAAGRGLVSSNCCDLGFDGLFVRLSAAF; the protein is encoded by the coding sequence ATGTCTTGGAAAAAATGGATAGTTGCTCTGTCAACTGTTGTTTTCTCAACTCAGTTCAGTCCCGCAAACGCTGGCAGCTACAGCAGTTGCGATACAGGAAGTGATTGCGGATTCAGTTTCTGCGATAGCGATCCATGCGAAGGCTGGTCAATCTATGCCGACTACCTCTACTGGAGACCTAGAAAGTGTGATTTAGATTATGCGATAACGTATATCGAAAATGGTAGTGAACTACAAGAAGCATTCGCTACAGGATTATCCGGCATATGCCCTTCTTATGATTCCGGTTTCCGCATCGGTATTTTGAAGGCGTTCGGCGATCTAGATTTTGGCGTCCATTATACATGGTTCCGTAGCAAAGACGGCAGTTCCATCAACAATGTCGGCGAAGATTTCTTGATTCTTCCAACTAAAATTGGAAGTGCAAGTTTATTTGTTACTGACGGGATCCAATTAGCAGCTTCGGATTATAAAATTGAGCTCAATCAAGTTGATGTCGAATTAGGATACCACCTTGAGTTGTCCGATTGCCTTGCGGCAAGACTTTTCTCAGGCTTCCGCTACGCTAATATTAAGCAAACTCAAGACTCAGTATACTCCAGTAATATTAATGATCAGTTCGCCGAAAGTTCTCTTAACCAAGTGGATGTTATTCACCAGAAAGCCGATCTGGATTTTTACGGACTTTACGTAGGAAACAAAGCTAGCTATAAAATCTGCGACTGCTTTGATTTCTTTGGAGGACTTTCACTGGGAATCGGCGTCGGAGAGGTTTCTCAGGATTTTGATCACAAAGGTAAAAGTATAGGCGGCACAGATTACACTCAAGCGGATTTAGTGAATGAGTCTTGCTGGAAGTCTATCGCTGTGCTTGATCTAAACGTGGGCATCACTTTCCCTCTTTGCAACGTCTGCTGCACAGATTTGGCTTTTTCTGTAGGTTACGAATTCCACCAGTGGTTTAACCTTGGCGGCTTCACCTCCCTTTCACGTACTGTTGACAGCGAAGGAGAAGCTGCTGGCAGAGGCCTCGTTTCTTCAAACTGCTGCGACCTTGGCTTTGACGGTCTGTTCGTAAGATTGTCTGCTGCGTTCTAA
- a CDS encoding wzc Tyrosine-protein kinase has product MPQTQQPQEDAILFKDLYSLLKKKKHWIIFTILLGSLAMSIFGLTRPVMFHSEASFKDRGKTKDSLGTSNLASLLTSSFSNQQKSDAKSLMMSRKLLERVVYQLGLQASLQKFPSQAGLKQKIFENFTTEYYYLRKIQNYPIPDQQSKIFIEKIIYTSQIPKSLTIIFTKEPFFKVIDVETGEILGTGAPNLPFENADFSFVVRINETPEESAPYLLHLLPMDNVVESLRNRLSITSDPDDSSLLQLAFDDPNRRLSAQFLNALMRVYQEYQREEQDRISAEQISYLNRREKEMVDSLEQILTTYASQLSDDTDSVGYIESEKGMELLTKELQMLRQQYMHAELNLQRFEEFDTNHCIYQAKEQPEYFNELVSKIKELDARSDQIELALRTSHSKTASAWQESFSKHIEDLNELRHRTEDAQIVIASLKSEKYPLPAVRLMDHPNYLVNSWNEELNRCLEKLKNAHPWEEDTLKEELTQYRLQFINYLSHLLHYLEVSQKSIKERLEHQQFPQTEFQGINLDTASELYITYSKQLSDLENQALQYEYMIDQLYKPGFEISSFSSAFQNDPVSLDLTKKASQYVVAIQDDSNHGTREKERIQVELETLKKFYALHLNQTLELTNLKQLQLKAKIESLQSAVLDLIQQQKSILVNQLAEAVAAQKQRLKQEKNLISRQTAKIQKELNQLPKKWASEKLIEHQIDMNARMVEELTKLVESKNISSNLEIAQSAPLDLATPPVKPLRPHLLLYAILGAIFGMCISCGFLFFNAFVKGFAVSQDHLAGAGVNIGGTISRLQETEMNILSSLIKSERGKFAVIGDLQFSFSRHLAKRLAQQGKKLFVIELGKAKRESIESHSSYETLFIEENASEAYNLSQVLKDAESSYDYVILSVSARPLSATSSMVLDLVETAYLLLKEETNIELQPLIQKSSKQNLVFILP; this is encoded by the coding sequence ATGCCCCAAACGCAGCAACCTCAGGAAGATGCCATTCTTTTCAAAGACCTGTACTCCCTCTTAAAAAAGAAAAAACATTGGATCATTTTCACCATCTTATTAGGATCTCTTGCGATGAGCATTTTTGGGCTCACCCGCCCGGTGATGTTCCACTCAGAGGCCAGCTTCAAAGATAGAGGAAAAACAAAAGACTCTCTTGGCACTTCCAATCTTGCCTCCCTTCTAACATCAAGCTTTTCCAACCAGCAAAAAAGCGATGCAAAATCACTGATGATGTCTCGAAAATTACTGGAAAGGGTCGTTTACCAGCTTGGGCTGCAAGCATCTTTGCAGAAGTTTCCGAGCCAGGCCGGTCTTAAACAAAAGATCTTTGAAAATTTTACCACCGAATACTACTATCTGAGAAAAATTCAAAATTATCCGATTCCAGACCAACAATCTAAAATTTTCATTGAAAAGATAATCTACACCTCTCAAATTCCCAAATCTCTAACCATTATTTTTACAAAAGAACCTTTTTTTAAAGTGATCGATGTAGAAACCGGAGAGATTCTGGGTACCGGCGCTCCAAATCTCCCATTTGAAAATGCAGATTTTTCCTTTGTCGTCCGCATCAACGAAACGCCTGAAGAATCGGCTCCATACCTTTTACATCTGCTCCCTATGGATAACGTCGTAGAGAGCCTGCGCAACCGCTTATCGATCACTTCCGATCCTGATGACAGCTCTCTTTTGCAACTAGCATTCGATGATCCCAATCGCAGGCTCTCAGCTCAGTTTCTAAACGCATTGATGAGAGTGTATCAAGAATACCAAAGAGAAGAGCAAGACAGAATTTCCGCAGAGCAAATTTCCTATCTCAACCGTCGAGAAAAAGAGATGGTAGACAGCCTTGAACAGATCCTGACTACTTACGCTTCTCAGCTTTCCGATGATACCGACAGCGTTGGCTATATCGAATCTGAAAAAGGGATGGAGCTTCTAACAAAAGAGCTGCAAATGCTTAGGCAGCAATACATGCACGCTGAGCTAAACCTGCAAAGGTTTGAAGAATTTGATACCAATCACTGCATTTATCAAGCAAAAGAGCAGCCAGAATATTTCAATGAACTGGTTTCTAAAATTAAAGAACTTGACGCCCGTTCCGATCAAATTGAACTTGCTCTTCGAACCTCTCATTCCAAGACAGCCTCCGCTTGGCAAGAGAGTTTCTCTAAACACATTGAAGACCTGAATGAACTGCGTCATCGGACAGAAGACGCACAAATCGTGATAGCAAGCCTCAAAAGCGAAAAATATCCTCTGCCAGCAGTGCGCTTAATGGATCATCCTAACTATCTGGTCAACTCATGGAATGAAGAACTCAACAGGTGTTTAGAGAAACTTAAGAATGCCCATCCTTGGGAAGAAGACACCTTGAAAGAAGAGCTTACGCAATACCGCCTCCAATTCATCAATTATCTCAGTCATTTACTGCATTATCTCGAAGTCAGCCAAAAATCAATCAAGGAAAGGCTGGAGCATCAACAATTTCCGCAAACTGAATTCCAGGGGATCAACCTTGACACTGCTTCGGAACTTTATATCACTTATTCAAAACAACTTAGCGATTTAGAAAATCAAGCGTTGCAATATGAATACATGATCGATCAGCTCTATAAGCCAGGATTTGAGATCAGCTCATTCAGCTCCGCATTCCAAAACGACCCCGTTTCGTTGGATTTGACAAAAAAAGCCAGCCAATACGTGGTCGCCATTCAAGACGATTCCAATCATGGCACCAGGGAAAAAGAGAGAATTCAAGTTGAATTGGAAACATTAAAGAAATTTTATGCTCTCCACCTCAATCAAACCCTCGAATTGACTAATTTGAAACAACTGCAATTGAAAGCAAAAATTGAATCTTTGCAGAGCGCAGTTTTAGATCTGATCCAACAGCAAAAATCGATCCTGGTCAACCAATTAGCAGAAGCCGTTGCTGCACAGAAACAGCGCTTAAAGCAAGAAAAAAACTTAATCAGCCGGCAAACGGCTAAAATCCAAAAAGAGTTGAATCAATTACCTAAAAAATGGGCTTCAGAAAAACTCATCGAACATCAAATCGACATGAATGCCCGGATGGTAGAGGAGTTAACCAAACTGGTAGAGTCCAAAAATATCTCCTCTAACCTGGAGATTGCCCAATCAGCTCCTTTAGATCTGGCTACCCCTCCTGTTAAACCTCTTCGTCCTCATCTTTTACTGTATGCAATCTTAGGAGCTATCTTTGGGATGTGCATTTCCTGCGGCTTTTTATTCTTCAATGCATTTGTAAAAGGGTTTGCCGTTTCTCAAGATCATTTAGCAGGCGCAGGTGTGAATATTGGGGGAACAATTTCTCGTCTTCAAGAAACTGAAATGAATATTCTCTCTTCTCTGATAAAAAGCGAGAGGGGAAAGTTCGCTGTTATTGGAGATCTGCAGTTTTCTTTCTCCAGGCATTTGGCCAAGCGCCTGGCTCAACAAGGAAAAAAATTATTCGTCATCGAACTAGGGAAAGCAAAAAGAGAAAGTATCGAATCGCATTCAAGCTATGAAACACTGTTTATCGAAGAAAATGCATCGGAAGCATACAATCTCTCTCAAGTATTGAAAGATGCCGAAAGCAGTTACGATTACGTAATTTTAAGCGTTTCTGCTCGCCCTCTTTCGGCAACGTCTAGCATGGTATTAGACCTGGTGGAAACAGCTTATCTTCTTCTCAAAGAAGAAACCAATATCGAGCTTCAACCTTTGATACAAAAATCAAGCAAGCAGAATCTAGTTTTTATATTACCTTAA
- a CDS encoding polysaccharide biosynthesis/export family protein, with protein MHLKFSILILFSFILFNSCSRPCCDYNVVGPDEFVIDSYRIRQGKLAILEMTGEEIPPLPHDALIEYQDVIVEDDVLNIVLYHPLRKEIQNAFDFINHAVGGFRVVNGEVDLPDIAPVKVEGLTLLEAQQKIQREIQQQYADAEVFISYRDRLSRKVDIAGNAEVPIMPADGKIRLYEMLSKARINPRANLFMSYVLRDGTPLSVDLYKLMNEGDMSQNIVMKGGDKIFIANPDDAVVMVMGEVNRPSAIEIPYGYISLPEAIVRAGGIPFTGNRRCIQIIRGDLACPKIYVISWEHIIHLPNRSMLLMPGDTIYVSEKPITQWNRFISQLTPSLVGTRDIFMTYEMF; from the coding sequence ATGCATTTAAAATTCTCTATACTAATTCTTTTCTCCTTCATTCTCTTTAACTCATGTTCACGGCCATGCTGTGACTACAATGTCGTTGGTCCCGACGAATTTGTGATCGACTCCTACCGCATCCGTCAGGGAAAACTAGCTATACTGGAAATGACCGGAGAAGAGATCCCCCCGCTTCCTCACGATGCTTTGATTGAGTATCAAGATGTCATTGTCGAAGACGACGTGCTCAATATCGTCCTCTACCACCCTTTGCGAAAAGAGATTCAAAACGCATTCGACTTCATCAACCATGCTGTCGGAGGGTTTCGCGTTGTTAATGGCGAAGTAGATCTACCGGATATTGCTCCGGTTAAAGTAGAAGGATTGACTTTGCTAGAAGCACAACAGAAAATCCAACGGGAAATTCAACAGCAATATGCCGATGCGGAAGTCTTTATCTCATATCGGGACCGTCTGTCTCGCAAAGTGGACATCGCAGGAAACGCAGAAGTTCCGATCATGCCGGCAGATGGCAAAATACGCTTATACGAGATGTTGTCAAAAGCAAGAATCAACCCCAGAGCAAACCTTTTCATGAGCTATGTTTTAAGAGACGGAACCCCTCTTTCTGTTGATCTCTACAAACTCATGAACGAAGGGGATATGAGCCAAAACATCGTCATGAAAGGGGGAGATAAGATCTTCATTGCCAACCCGGATGATGCCGTCGTGATGGTGATGGGGGAGGTCAACCGCCCTTCAGCAATCGAAATTCCCTATGGATATATTAGCCTGCCTGAAGCCATTGTAAGGGCAGGAGGAATCCCTTTTACAGGAAATAGACGCTGCATTCAAATCATCAGAGGAGATCTCGCTTGTCCAAAAATCTACGTTATTTCATGGGAGCATATCATTCATCTGCCCAATCGAAGCATGCTGCTCATGCCTGGAGACACCATTTACGTATCGGAAAAACCGATCACTCAGTGGAACCGATTCATCAGCCAGTTGACTCCTTCACTTGTAGGAACGCGTGATATCTTTATGACTTATGAAATGTTTTAG
- a CDS encoding Lpg1974 family pore-forming outer membrane protein — translation MSWKKWIVALSTVVSSTQFTPANASDYYSCDTGSDCGFSLCDCDPCEGWSIYADYLYWRPRRCDLDYAFTYVGAEGAIGGDVRKLAGICPSYDSGFRIGVLKACGDLDLGIHYTWFRSKDGSSINNVDQDFAIGITGSSGVVFSDIAGETPPLIEFAASDYKVELNQVDVELGYHLELSDCLATRLFSGFRYANIKQTRDSIYSSSIEDPLGEDSAADVIFQKADLDFYGLYIGNKASYKICDCFDFFGGLSLGIGVGEASQDFRYSGKSAGEGNEFIQGPLVSGSCWKSIAVLDLNVGITFPLCNVCCTDLAFSVGYEFHQWFNLGGFTDLSKSGDIGLVSSNCCDLGFDGLFVRLSAAF, via the coding sequence ATGTCTTGGAAAAAATGGATAGTTGCTCTGTCAACTGTTGTTTCCTCAACCCAGTTCACTCCCGCAAACGCAAGCGACTACTACAGCTGCGATACAGGAAGCGATTGCGGATTCAGTCTATGCGATTGCGATCCATGCGAAGGCTGGTCAATCTATGCCGACTATCTTTACTGGAGGCCTAGAAGATGCGATTTAGATTACGCTTTCACATATGTGGGTGCTGAGGGAGCTATAGGGGGGGATGTAAGAAAACTTGCAGGCATATGCCCTTCTTACGATTCAGGCTTCCGCATCGGTGTTTTGAAAGCATGCGGCGATCTTGATCTTGGCATCCATTACACATGGTTCCGCAGCAAAGACGGCAGCTCTATCAATAATGTCGATCAAGACTTTGCTATTGGTATAACCGGATCTTCAGGTGTCGTTTTTAGCGATATCGCAGGCGAAACTCCACCTCTAATTGAATTTGCAGCTTCGGATTACAAAGTTGAACTCAATCAAGTTGATGTCGAGTTAGGATACCATCTCGAATTATCCGACTGCCTTGCGACAAGACTCTTCTCCGGTTTCCGGTACGCCAACATCAAACAAACCAGGGACTCAATATACTCCAGCAGTATTGAAGATCCTCTTGGGGAAGATAGCGCTGCAGATGTTATTTTCCAAAAAGCAGACTTAGACTTTTATGGACTTTACATAGGAAACAAGGCCAGCTATAAAATCTGCGATTGCTTTGATTTCTTTGGAGGGCTTTCATTAGGAATCGGCGTCGGGGAGGCTTCTCAAGATTTTAGATACAGTGGAAAATCAGCTGGAGAGGGAAATGAATTCATTCAAGGTCCTCTAGTAAGCGGCTCTTGCTGGAAGTCTATCGCTGTGCTTGATCTAAATGTGGGCATCACTTTCCCGCTTTGCAATGTCTGCTGCACAGATCTGGCTTTCTCTGTAGGTTATGAGTTCCACCAGTGGTTTAACCTTGGCGGCTTCACAGACCTCTCCAAATCTGGCGACATCGGCCTTGTCTCTTCAAACTGCTGCGACCTTGGCTTTGACGGTCTGTTCGTAAGATTGTCTGCTGCGTTCTAA